One segment of Carya illinoinensis cultivar Pawnee chromosome 1, C.illinoinensisPawnee_v1, whole genome shotgun sequence DNA contains the following:
- the LOC122317703 gene encoding phosphopantothenoylcysteine decarboxylase subunit VHS3-like, translated as MKVMEDEMEFEEEKELKGLYEEVGEDGVEDGVEEGREEEDGDEDDEDDEDDDDDDEEEDDDDDDDGDVQEVVPSSGGPPVQSVDDEDDDEDEDDDDDDGDDDDDDGDDDDDDDEEDDDEEEDGEEKGDLGTDYLVRPVGRAEDEEDASDFEPQENGEEEDVEEEDEDEDDGDASGKVDVPAKRKRPDKDDSDGDDDGGEDDERPPKR; from the exons ATGAAGGTGATGGAGGATGAGATGGAAttcgaagaagaaaaggaaCTTAAGGGTTTGTACGAAGAAGTTGGTGAAGATGGGGTCGAAGATGGTGTAGAAGAAGGCCGTGAGGAAGAGGACGGTGATGAGGATGATGAAGACGACGAAGACGATGACGACGACGATGAGGAAGAGGATGATGACGATGACGATGACGGTGACGTGCAGGAGGTCGTACCTTCGTCTGGTGGTCCTCCAGTTCAGTCAGTAGATGACGAGGACGACGACGAAGATgaagacgacgacgacgacgacggcGATGACGATGACGACGATGGTGATGACGATGACGACGATGACGAGGAAGACGATGACGAGGAGGAGGATGGTGAAGAGAAG GGGGATCTGGGAACAGACTACCTTGTCAGGCCAGTTGGCCGTgctgaggatgaggaagatgcCAGTGATTTTGAACCACAGGAGAATGGCGAGGAGGAAGACgttgaggaggaggatgagGATGAAGATGATGGTGACGCCAGTGGGAAGGTTGATGTTCCGGCAAAGAGGAAAAGGCCGGATAAAGATGATTCAGACGGTGATGATGATGGTGGAGAGGATGACGAGAGACCACCCAAGCGATAG
- the LOC122317724 gene encoding uncharacterized protein LOC122317724: MPRRAPTKEERGDTARQVWWMCSRSWYTMAFRWPEFTFSPMSSIFRWPEVNLSYLTTGWSIGNFSWWLYSTFFDDMFWTVVTVLESVALVAMLCCFFVFCGCTL; the protein is encoded by the coding sequence ATGCCAAGAAGAGCCCCGacaaaagaagaaagaggagACACGGCGAGACAGGTTTGGTGGATGTGTTCGAGGTCGTGGTACACGATGGCTTTCCGGTGGCCGGAGTTCACTTTCTCTCCGATGTCGTCGATCTTCCGGTGGCCTGAAGTTAATCTCTCCTACCTCACAACAGGGTGGAGCATCGGGAACTTCAGCTGGTGGTTGTATTCGACTTTTTTCGATGACATGTTCTGGACCGTTGTCACTGTGTTGGAGTCTGTGGCTTTGGTCGCCATGCTCTGCTGCTTCTTTGTCTTCTGTGGCTGTACCCTTTGA